The Pyxidicoccus xibeiensis genome includes a window with the following:
- a CDS encoding tetratricopeptide repeat protein codes for MRRSLLVCLVLLASVSAAQEKKATRDADLGRKSATAVDKSLAGDITREKKKEEVAPALQYDQFRLGVELQVASKRREQIQSLKKIISLSPDPRETPSLLFRLGEFYWEESKFFFFEANRKDDELLKAMNANDAMAQQRAKAEKAELVAKQKEYGKLAVEQYTKIVQEFPKFERSDEVLFFLGQYLMEDGQDRKALVAFKRLIEKFPTSKFIPDAYLAFGEHYFNNSKGKRPELEKALVAYKKAAEFPESQVYAFALYKQGWCHYNMGDYEAAKDKFKTVVLYGELAGANAVEKDGGKSGKSSLVREARTDYVRAYAHQGDVAQARADFGKVATNPEDRFTMMKQLANLYYGDGKDREAAITFNALIKEKPLSPEAPGFQGKIVDCILRMGNKERTVAQVRRLVKIMKEVEGSGVIKDDKDKKLLAEAKELSERTLSNLAVTWHNEGKKTRNEETFKYADAVYSDYLTLFPENPKAYDLRFFWAELLNDNLQNYDKAAANYTLVVLQDAKVLEAKDDKGKAKPGKPGKWLQNAAYNAVLAYDEVVKAGEARGEGKSEAVGSDITKKAAIPTLKKALLDACERYLKYVPKGDKRVEIAFKAANIYYRHNHFDEAVLRFSEIALGYPDYKFENGERASEIAANLILDSYNLLQDFAKVNEWARRFYANDKLAVGKFRDDLAKLIEQSSFKLVSQLEEKKEFEKAAEAYLAFVKDFPQTELADLALYNASVDYYKGKMLDKAIDVRKRLFAQYPRSKYVPDSIYANAEALEAIGDFEDAASTYEAYVRGYERSVTEKGAGKPRAKKGGDDKPAVPQKWEESKAQVALFNAATYRAGLGQTKAALRNRERYLELWPKAKDADEIRMSIIDLTGKSGAAMKAIKMLEEYERDNMRSASKFLTAEGRIIDLYRKMNKSRDVTRMYKRVYDHFEQLPRRVQTTLEKPALGPAAQAQFLAVELDWQEYKRLKLYWGAPPSPDRFRASIQDKSRALQVVEKKYVQTVALGAPEPAICALHRIGLAYDHFADRVINAPMPRGLDEEAQQALKDEFANQAQPLKDKATEAFAATVAKSRELDVYNDCAAESLKMLRTTYQPDRFPDMPEEKVALKGKEQIIGGDLLAAIQDVPPPAPKATGEAQKAKSEALKEDLTDLTAQLRSQTETQVDTKPAASKDGTAPAKQAGADEEPEDFL; via the coding sequence ATGCGCCGTTCGCTACTCGTCTGCCTCGTGCTCCTGGCGTCGGTTTCCGCCGCCCAGGAAAAGAAAGCCACGCGCGATGCCGATCTCGGCCGGAAGTCCGCCACTGCGGTGGACAAGTCCCTGGCTGGCGACATCACCCGTGAAAAGAAGAAGGAAGAGGTCGCACCCGCCCTCCAGTACGACCAGTTCCGGCTGGGCGTGGAGCTGCAGGTGGCCTCCAAGCGCCGCGAGCAGATCCAGTCGCTGAAGAAGATCATCTCGCTGTCGCCGGATCCGCGAGAGACCCCCAGCCTCCTGTTCCGCCTGGGCGAGTTCTACTGGGAGGAGTCGAAGTTCTTCTTCTTCGAGGCCAACCGGAAGGACGACGAGCTGCTCAAGGCAATGAACGCCAACGACGCCATGGCCCAGCAGCGCGCCAAGGCGGAGAAGGCGGAGCTGGTCGCCAAGCAGAAGGAGTACGGCAAGCTCGCGGTGGAGCAGTACACGAAGATCGTCCAGGAGTTCCCGAAGTTCGAGCGCTCCGACGAGGTGCTCTTCTTCCTCGGCCAGTACCTGATGGAGGACGGCCAGGACCGCAAGGCGCTGGTGGCCTTCAAGCGCCTCATCGAGAAGTTCCCGACGTCCAAGTTCATCCCCGACGCGTACCTGGCCTTCGGCGAGCACTACTTCAACAACTCCAAGGGCAAGCGCCCGGAGCTGGAGAAGGCGCTCGTCGCGTACAAGAAGGCCGCCGAGTTCCCCGAGAGTCAGGTGTACGCCTTCGCCCTCTACAAGCAGGGCTGGTGCCACTACAACATGGGGGACTACGAGGCCGCGAAGGACAAGTTCAAGACGGTGGTGCTCTACGGCGAGCTGGCCGGCGCCAACGCGGTGGAGAAGGACGGCGGCAAGAGCGGCAAGAGCTCGCTGGTGCGCGAGGCGCGCACCGACTACGTGCGCGCGTACGCCCACCAGGGTGACGTGGCGCAGGCCCGCGCGGACTTCGGCAAGGTGGCCACCAACCCGGAAGACCGCTTCACGATGATGAAGCAGCTGGCCAACCTGTACTACGGGGACGGCAAGGACCGCGAAGCGGCGATCACCTTCAACGCCCTCATCAAGGAGAAGCCGCTGTCGCCCGAGGCGCCCGGCTTCCAGGGGAAGATCGTCGACTGCATCCTCCGCATGGGCAACAAGGAGCGCACCGTGGCCCAGGTGCGCCGGCTCGTGAAGATCATGAAGGAGGTCGAGGGCTCCGGCGTCATCAAGGACGACAAGGACAAGAAGCTGCTGGCGGAGGCGAAGGAGCTGTCCGAGCGCACCCTGTCCAACCTGGCGGTCACCTGGCACAACGAGGGCAAGAAGACGCGCAACGAGGAGACGTTCAAGTACGCGGACGCCGTGTACAGCGACTACCTCACGCTCTTCCCGGAGAACCCCAAGGCGTACGACCTGCGCTTCTTCTGGGCCGAGCTCCTCAACGACAACCTGCAGAACTACGACAAGGCCGCCGCCAACTACACGCTCGTCGTCCTGCAGGACGCGAAGGTGCTGGAGGCCAAGGACGACAAGGGCAAGGCGAAGCCGGGCAAGCCGGGCAAGTGGCTGCAGAACGCCGCCTACAACGCGGTGCTCGCCTATGACGAAGTCGTCAAGGCCGGCGAGGCGCGCGGCGAGGGCAAGAGCGAGGCGGTGGGCTCGGACATCACCAAGAAGGCCGCCATCCCCACGCTGAAGAAGGCGCTGCTCGACGCGTGCGAGCGCTACCTGAAGTACGTGCCCAAGGGCGACAAGCGGGTGGAGATCGCCTTCAAGGCGGCCAACATCTACTACCGCCACAACCACTTCGACGAGGCGGTGCTGCGCTTCAGCGAGATTGCGCTCGGCTACCCCGACTACAAGTTCGAGAACGGCGAGCGCGCGTCGGAGATCGCCGCCAACCTCATCCTCGACTCGTACAACCTGCTGCAGGACTTCGCGAAGGTGAACGAGTGGGCGCGGCGCTTCTACGCCAACGACAAGCTGGCGGTGGGCAAGTTCCGCGACGACCTGGCGAAGCTCATCGAGCAGTCGTCCTTCAAGCTCGTCAGCCAGCTGGAGGAGAAGAAGGAGTTCGAGAAGGCCGCCGAGGCGTACCTTGCCTTCGTGAAGGACTTCCCCCAGACGGAGCTGGCGGACCTGGCGCTCTACAATGCGTCCGTCGACTACTACAAGGGCAAGATGCTCGATAAGGCCATCGACGTCCGCAAGCGCCTGTTCGCGCAGTACCCGCGGTCCAAGTACGTGCCGGACTCCATCTACGCCAACGCGGAGGCGCTGGAGGCCATCGGTGACTTCGAGGACGCGGCGAGCACCTACGAGGCCTACGTGCGCGGCTACGAGCGCAGCGTGACGGAGAAGGGCGCCGGCAAGCCGCGCGCGAAGAAGGGCGGGGACGACAAGCCCGCCGTCCCGCAGAAGTGGGAGGAGTCCAAGGCCCAGGTGGCGCTGTTCAACGCGGCGACCTACCGCGCGGGCCTGGGGCAGACGAAGGCGGCGCTGCGCAACCGCGAGCGCTACCTGGAGCTGTGGCCCAAGGCGAAGGACGCGGATGAGATCCGCATGTCCATCATCGACCTGACGGGCAAGAGCGGCGCGGCGATGAAGGCCATCAAGATGCTCGAGGAGTACGAGCGCGACAACATGCGCTCGGCGAGCAAGTTCCTCACCGCCGAAGGCCGCATCATCGACCTGTACAGGAAGATGAACAAGTCGCGCGACGTGACGCGCATGTACAAGCGCGTCTACGACCACTTCGAGCAGCTGCCGCGCCGCGTGCAGACCACGCTGGAGAAGCCGGCGCTGGGCCCCGCCGCCCAGGCGCAGTTCCTGGCGGTGGAGCTGGACTGGCAGGAGTACAAGCGGCTGAAGCTGTACTGGGGCGCTCCGCCGTCGCCGGACCGCTTCCGCGCCAGCATCCAGGACAAGAGCCGCGCGCTGCAGGTGGTGGAGAAGAAGTACGTGCAGACGGTGGCTCTGGGCGCGCCCGAGCCGGCCATCTGCGCGCTGCACCGCATCGGCCTGGCGTATGACCACTTCGCCGACCGCGTCATCAATGCCCCCATGCCGCGCGGCCTGGACGAAGAAGCGCAGCAGGCGCTGAAGGACGAGTTCGCCAACCAGGCCCAGCCGCTCAAGGACAAGGCGACCGAGGCGTTCGCCGCCACGGTGGCCAAGAGCCGCGAGCTGGACGTGTACAACGACTGCGCCGCGGAGAGCCTGAAGATGCTGCGCACCACCTACCAGCCCGACCGCTTCCCGGACATGCCGGAGGAGAAGGTGGCGCTGAAGGGCAAGGAGCAGATCATCGGCGGGGACCTGCTGGCCGCCATCCAGGACGTGCCGCCGCCGGCGCCCAAGGCCACGGGCGAGGCGCAGAAGGCGAAGTCGGAGGCGCTGAAAGAGGACCTGACGGACCTCACCGCCCAGCTCCGCTCGCAGACCGAGACCCAGGTGGACACCAAGCCCGCCGCTTCCAAGGATGGCACCGCGCCCGCGAAGCAGGCCGGGGCCGACGAGGAGCCGGAGGACTTCCTCTAA
- a CDS encoding ATP-binding protein: MAMRDMAAKATGEACGVCSGRTYVLERRGDLAQARACVCVESCTVCGGRGHVLVEREGMFSQKVGPRRYEVMEPCVCTRRRRRVSLFNEVGLPGVVAHSSFDNYRAFNEAQDRGRGVAMGFAHQYVKGGMDAKGGPAKGFVLSGPVGTGKTHLMAATLAHLVLEVGVRARYVEISLLYAQIRRGFQDGKSGGEIIGPLSDVEVLAIDELGKGRGSPFEMETLDELIARRYNAGRTTLFATNYSLEPEKKAQRAPAPSGYRTTEDARSAAREAELLRERVGERIYSRLCEMCTFVELPRDTPDRRRTRQEMDSPLHHSPGGMRSAGR, translated from the coding sequence ATGGCGATGCGCGACATGGCTGCGAAGGCGACGGGTGAGGCGTGTGGCGTGTGCTCCGGGCGGACCTACGTGCTCGAGAGACGTGGGGACCTGGCCCAGGCGCGGGCGTGCGTGTGCGTGGAGAGCTGCACCGTGTGCGGTGGACGCGGGCACGTGCTGGTGGAGCGCGAGGGGATGTTCAGCCAGAAGGTGGGCCCCCGGCGCTACGAGGTGATGGAGCCGTGCGTGTGCACGCGGCGGCGCAGGCGCGTGTCGCTCTTCAACGAGGTGGGGCTGCCCGGAGTGGTGGCCCACTCGAGCTTCGACAACTACCGGGCCTTCAACGAGGCGCAGGACCGCGGCCGCGGCGTGGCCATGGGCTTCGCGCACCAGTACGTGAAGGGCGGCATGGACGCGAAGGGCGGCCCGGCGAAGGGCTTCGTCCTGAGCGGCCCGGTGGGCACGGGGAAGACGCACCTGATGGCCGCCACCCTCGCGCACCTGGTGCTGGAGGTGGGCGTCCGCGCCCGGTACGTGGAGATCTCCCTGCTGTACGCGCAGATCCGCCGCGGCTTCCAGGACGGCAAGAGCGGCGGGGAGATCATCGGCCCCCTGTCGGACGTGGAGGTGCTGGCCATCGACGAGCTGGGCAAGGGACGCGGCAGCCCGTTCGAGATGGAGACGCTCGATGAGCTCATCGCCCGCCGCTACAACGCGGGCCGCACCACGCTCTTCGCGACGAACTACTCGCTGGAGCCGGAGAAGAAGGCCCAGCGCGCACCGGCGCCCTCGGGCTACCGCACGACGGAGGACGCGCGCAGCGCGGCGCGCGAGGCGGAGCTGCTGCGTGAGCGCGTGGGTGAGCGCATCTACAGCCGGCTGTGCGAGATGTGCACCTTCGTGGAGCTGCCTCGCGACACGCCGGACCGGCGCCGCACGCGGCAGGAGATGGACTCGCCCCTGCACCACTCGCCGGGCGGAATGCGCAGCGCGGGGCGGTAG
- the cutA gene encoding divalent-cation tolerance protein CutA has translation MTDVILVFVTAPSADKAAELARTLVEEQLAACGNIVPGLRSIYRWEGQVQDEAEVLLLLKTRTALFEPLRARIVELHPYQVPEVLRVDVADGHAPYLAWIRDSTRSSTP, from the coding sequence ATGACCGACGTCATCCTCGTCTTCGTCACCGCCCCTTCCGCCGACAAGGCCGCCGAGCTGGCGCGCACGCTGGTGGAGGAGCAGCTCGCCGCGTGCGGCAACATCGTCCCCGGCCTGCGCTCCATCTACCGCTGGGAGGGACAGGTCCAGGACGAGGCCGAGGTGCTGCTGCTCCTCAAGACGCGCACCGCCCTCTTCGAGCCCCTGCGCGCCCGCATCGTCGAGCTGCACCCCTACCAGGTGCCCGAGGTCCTCCGGGTCGACGTCGCCGACGGCCATGCGCCCTACCTGGCGTGGATTCGCGACAGCACGCGGTCGTCCACGCCGTGA
- a CDS encoding phosphotransferase family protein: protein MPNPEREWERRAELRAFDPEEILRRIGPTDEPWELLTGGQANLNVRLGSERVLRIYRRDREALRKEQALLGLGWKSFRVPAVLSAGEDFLLLEYVPHVPLQGSAGHGAVLGRALAEVHARAFPQAGFLGSDLSVVTPFTEVFDAFHDHLRTQLDTLDPVLRAELFTPLSGFVARHEEMLRAHASAPVLLHGDFKASNLHDTQAGIPLVLDWEFAYAGPALMDVGQLLRWSPPEPFVESFASNYRAYGGRLAEGWRRAAEVFDLFNLVGLLARSAPASRRTEDTRRRILDTLGRP from the coding sequence TTGCCCAATCCTGAGCGCGAGTGGGAGCGGAGGGCGGAGCTGCGCGCGTTCGACCCCGAAGAGATTCTCCGGCGCATCGGCCCCACCGATGAGCCCTGGGAGCTGCTGACGGGAGGCCAGGCCAACCTCAACGTGCGGCTCGGCTCGGAGCGGGTGCTGCGCATCTACCGCCGCGACCGGGAAGCCCTCCGCAAGGAGCAGGCGCTGCTCGGCCTCGGGTGGAAGTCCTTCCGGGTGCCGGCGGTGCTCTCGGCGGGCGAGGACTTCCTGCTGCTGGAGTACGTCCCCCACGTGCCGCTGCAGGGCTCGGCCGGGCATGGCGCCGTCCTCGGGCGCGCGCTGGCGGAGGTCCACGCACGCGCCTTTCCCCAAGCCGGGTTCCTCGGCTCGGACCTGTCCGTCGTCACGCCCTTCACCGAGGTGTTCGACGCCTTCCACGACCACCTGCGCACCCAGCTCGACACGCTGGACCCCGTCCTGCGCGCGGAGCTGTTCACCCCGCTCTCGGGCTTCGTCGCGCGGCACGAGGAGATGCTCCGCGCGCATGCCAGCGCCCCCGTGCTGCTCCATGGAGACTTCAAGGCCTCCAACCTCCATGACACCCAGGCGGGCATCCCGCTGGTCCTCGACTGGGAGTTCGCCTACGCGGGCCCCGCGCTCATGGACGTCGGCCAGCTGCTGCGCTGGAGCCCTCCCGAGCCGTTCGTGGAGTCCTTCGCCTCCAACTACCGGGCCTACGGAGGGCGTCTCGCCGAGGGCTGGCGGCGCGCGGCGGAGGTGTTCGACCTGTTCAACCTCGTCGGCCTGCTGGCGCGTTCCGCCCCAGCGTCGCGGCGGACGGAGGACACGCGACGGCGCATCCTCGACACGCTCGGGAGGCCATGA
- a CDS encoding right-handed parallel beta-helix repeat-containing protein: MSTLRSLSLIGLMSVGGLACNGSYKEPAPATGAHPLPSRPGVPSMPTPEEPSPRPASGEPPIAEQPAPTPPPTPQPAPPPVEEPAPPKYTREWFVSPTGSDTAPGTQHKPLRTISKALTLVGPGEIVRVQQGTYAEKLELDASVRAGTATAPITLRGEGKPKLVPTSSGWFMVRVQRPHWLIEGFEFDVRGQRQVAVTFSGNTQGTVLARNDLHHGSFGSGISTDAGATGVTIRDNHIHHFARGSDDSHGVVIAPTSRDITVRGNDIHDNSGDSVQCLGPEGFSSATPAKGVLIEGNHLYDNRENAVDIKTCHDVIVRGNRMHGFAKSSTSRGEALVVHYSAKNVTVEDNDISNAALGIAVGGNRENAPPTNVSIRRNRIHGLKTPEGSAIRIENGVDVRVLHNTITGTNGFALVVGHGTGGDSTNVAVRNNLIATRNAVNLGSHAPGLKLESNVYLPGAGFATGSFFIPLTSWVGIPLATWQAAGRDVGSVESASALADTTDFTPGPGALDRGLDLGLPYCGAAPDLGAVEADCPQPAAAATAARTE, translated from the coding sequence ATGTCCACGCTGCGCAGCCTGAGCCTCATCGGACTCATGTCCGTGGGAGGCCTCGCCTGTAACGGGAGCTACAAGGAGCCCGCTCCGGCCACCGGTGCTCATCCCCTCCCCTCCCGCCCCGGAGTGCCCTCCATGCCCACTCCGGAGGAGCCCTCACCGCGGCCAGCGTCCGGGGAGCCGCCCATCGCGGAGCAGCCCGCGCCGACGCCGCCGCCCACGCCCCAGCCCGCGCCGCCGCCTGTCGAGGAGCCCGCGCCCCCGAAGTACACGCGCGAGTGGTTCGTCAGCCCCACCGGCAGCGACACCGCCCCGGGTACGCAGCACAAGCCGCTGCGCACCATCTCCAAGGCGCTCACCCTCGTGGGCCCGGGAGAAATCGTCCGCGTCCAGCAGGGCACCTACGCGGAGAAGCTGGAGCTCGACGCCAGCGTGCGCGCCGGCACCGCCACCGCCCCCATCACCCTGCGCGGCGAGGGCAAGCCGAAGCTGGTGCCCACCTCCAGCGGCTGGTTCATGGTGCGCGTGCAGCGGCCCCACTGGCTCATCGAAGGCTTCGAGTTCGACGTGCGCGGCCAGCGCCAGGTCGCCGTGACGTTCTCCGGCAACACCCAGGGCACGGTGCTCGCGCGCAACGACCTGCACCACGGCTCCTTCGGCAGCGGCATCAGCACCGATGCCGGCGCCACGGGCGTCACCATCCGGGACAACCACATCCACCACTTCGCGCGCGGCAGTGACGACTCGCATGGCGTGGTCATCGCCCCCACGTCGCGGGACATCACCGTGCGCGGCAACGACATCCACGACAACTCGGGTGACTCCGTGCAGTGCCTCGGGCCCGAGGGCTTCAGCAGCGCCACGCCCGCGAAGGGGGTCCTCATCGAGGGCAACCACCTGTACGACAACCGCGAGAATGCCGTGGACATCAAGACGTGCCACGACGTCATCGTGCGCGGCAACCGCATGCACGGCTTCGCGAAGTCCTCCACGTCCCGGGGCGAGGCCCTGGTGGTGCACTACTCCGCGAAGAACGTCACCGTGGAGGACAACGACATCTCGAACGCCGCGCTGGGCATCGCCGTGGGCGGCAACCGCGAGAATGCGCCGCCCACCAACGTCTCCATCCGCCGCAACCGCATCCACGGGCTGAAGACGCCCGAGGGCTCGGCCATCCGCATCGAGAACGGCGTGGACGTGCGCGTGCTGCACAACACCATCACCGGGACGAACGGCTTCGCGCTCGTGGTGGGCCATGGCACCGGTGGCGACTCCACCAACGTGGCGGTGCGCAACAACCTCATCGCCACCCGCAACGCGGTCAACCTGGGCTCCCACGCGCCCGGCCTGAAGCTGGAGTCCAACGTCTACCTGCCGGGCGCGGGCTTCGCGACGGGCAGCTTCTTCATCCCGCTGACCTCGTGGGTGGGCATCCCCCTCGCCACGTGGCAGGCCGCGGGCCGGGACGTCGGCTCGGTGGAGAGCGCCAGCGCGCTGGCGGACACCACCGACTTCACGCCCGGCCCGGGCGCACTGGACAGGGGCCTGGACCTGGGCCTGCCGTACTGCGGCGCCGCGCCGGACCTCGGCGCGGTGGAGGCCGACTGTCCCCAGCCCGCTGCCGCTGCTACCGCCGCTCGCACGGAGTGA
- a CDS encoding N,N-dimethylformamidase beta subunit family domain-containing protein, with amino-acid sequence MARGSRWWGVALGLTLLVAWGGCQEPAPEPPRPDMGDRHDTPPLEDGHDGGDGGYHPGIIDAGTDAGEPDAGTDPGEPDAGPGPVPPRNPDAIREENRRPGTTAWQISRAAHSREIEGYALNTTLKHGETLRVAVSVSEVKDFQWFVYRMGHYAGKGAREVARGGPVRGGRQPECPADRATGVVACAWAPTLEIPIKEDWVRGVYLVKLVRADNHQRYVPFVVRDANPRAEVAVLMPTATWAAYNTWGGTSLYDDKERVMKEHGVTRAFQASYDRPNSRGHGSGHLLNDDLSLVRWLEAQGLDVGYFTNEDLDASYDFLAGAKAFFLSGHDEYWSTRNRDHADRALAEGRSLINLGANQAYWHVRMDPAADGRPRRVITCYKGHANDPHRDSRRTVKFREGPVGRPENALFGVQFSSRWHQFGFPTVISAPNHWALAGTGLKAGDTLWMANGYELDQVVDNGRAPEDVEVLAESPGLSLQGAYGFGHMVIRKQGSAYVFSAGGVDFVRTLATEDMADPRAGRIVANVLYRALGRPVPEDLVEFQRKNMVTAQGPFSPGVHTVAGRPGQRVGAGASVAADALGAPVAVAVLPDGGWAVADALANAVKRVAPDGSVKTVLTRLNGPMGIVADAAGNIYVADTDNHVIRRVDPEGNAVVFAGSTPGMQDGPGTQAAFNQPAGLALTPDGTALLVADMNNGVVRRVDLVAPGNPVTTLQGAWMYRPSAVAVSADGSTLYVVETGMARVVRIRDGVTSPVAGSTPGFRDGTPKDAQFLPYLGIAVLRDGSLAVSDPGNYRVRRILFDGEGNARTVTTMAGSGRYGHDDGPGEDAELVLPAGLTVGPDGRLYVADSGNGLVRAVTPCERR; translated from the coding sequence ATGGCACGGGGAAGCCGGTGGTGGGGGGTGGCATTGGGGCTGACCCTCCTGGTCGCATGGGGCGGCTGTCAGGAGCCTGCCCCCGAGCCCCCGCGCCCGGACATGGGCGACCGCCACGACACGCCTCCGCTCGAGGATGGGCATGACGGCGGAGACGGCGGCTACCACCCCGGCATCATCGACGCGGGCACCGATGCGGGTGAGCCCGATGCCGGGACGGACCCGGGCGAGCCGGACGCGGGGCCGGGTCCGGTGCCTCCAAGGAACCCGGACGCCATCCGCGAGGAGAACCGTCGCCCGGGGACCACGGCGTGGCAGATCAGCCGCGCCGCGCACAGCCGCGAAATCGAAGGTTACGCGCTGAACACCACGCTGAAGCACGGCGAGACGCTGCGCGTCGCGGTGTCGGTGTCCGAGGTGAAGGACTTCCAGTGGTTCGTGTACCGGATGGGGCACTACGCGGGGAAGGGTGCCCGCGAGGTGGCGCGCGGCGGACCGGTGCGAGGTGGCCGGCAGCCGGAGTGCCCGGCGGACCGGGCCACGGGCGTGGTGGCCTGCGCGTGGGCGCCCACGCTGGAGATTCCCATCAAGGAGGACTGGGTCCGCGGCGTGTACCTGGTGAAGCTGGTGCGCGCGGACAACCACCAGCGCTACGTGCCCTTCGTCGTGCGGGACGCGAATCCCCGCGCGGAGGTGGCGGTGCTCATGCCCACCGCGACGTGGGCCGCGTACAACACGTGGGGTGGCACCAGCCTGTATGACGACAAGGAGCGGGTGATGAAGGAGCACGGCGTCACCCGCGCCTTCCAAGCGTCCTATGACCGGCCCAACTCCCGCGGCCATGGCAGCGGGCACCTGCTGAACGACGACCTGAGCCTCGTGCGGTGGCTGGAGGCGCAGGGCCTGGACGTGGGCTACTTCACCAACGAGGACCTGGACGCGAGCTACGACTTCCTGGCCGGGGCGAAGGCGTTCTTCCTCTCGGGCCACGACGAGTACTGGTCCACGCGCAACCGCGACCACGCGGACCGCGCGCTGGCCGAGGGCCGCTCGCTCATCAACCTGGGGGCGAACCAGGCCTACTGGCACGTGCGGATGGACCCGGCCGCGGACGGGCGGCCCCGCCGCGTCATCACCTGTTACAAGGGCCACGCGAATGACCCGCACCGGGACTCGCGGCGGACGGTGAAGTTCCGCGAGGGGCCGGTGGGCCGGCCGGAGAACGCGCTCTTCGGCGTGCAGTTCTCCAGCCGCTGGCACCAGTTCGGCTTCCCCACCGTCATCTCCGCGCCCAACCACTGGGCGCTGGCGGGCACGGGGCTGAAGGCCGGTGACACCCTGTGGATGGCCAACGGCTACGAGCTGGACCAGGTGGTCGACAACGGCCGCGCGCCCGAGGACGTGGAGGTGCTGGCCGAGTCCCCGGGGCTGTCGCTCCAGGGTGCGTATGGCTTCGGGCACATGGTCATCCGCAAGCAGGGGAGCGCGTACGTGTTCTCCGCGGGCGGCGTCGACTTCGTGCGCACGCTGGCCACCGAGGACATGGCGGACCCGCGCGCCGGGCGCATCGTCGCCAACGTCCTCTACCGGGCGCTGGGGCGGCCGGTGCCGGAGGACCTGGTGGAGTTCCAGCGCAAGAACATGGTGACGGCGCAGGGGCCCTTCTCGCCCGGGGTGCACACGGTGGCGGGGCGGCCCGGGCAGCGGGTCGGCGCGGGGGCTTCCGTGGCCGCGGACGCGCTCGGCGCGCCCGTCGCGGTGGCGGTGCTGCCGGACGGTGGGTGGGCCGTGGCGGATGCGCTGGCCAACGCGGTGAAGCGGGTGGCGCCGGACGGCAGCGTGAAGACGGTGCTGACGCGGCTGAACGGGCCCATGGGCATCGTCGCGGACGCCGCGGGGAACATCTACGTGGCGGACACGGACAACCACGTCATCCGCCGCGTCGACCCCGAGGGCAACGCGGTCGTCTTCGCCGGCTCGACGCCGGGCATGCAGGACGGGCCCGGGACGCAGGCGGCCTTCAACCAGCCCGCGGGCCTGGCGCTCACGCCGGACGGCACCGCGCTGCTGGTGGCGGACATGAACAACGGCGTGGTGCGCCGCGTGGACCTGGTGGCGCCGGGCAACCCGGTGACGACGCTGCAGGGCGCGTGGATGTACCGGCCGTCCGCGGTGGCGGTGTCGGCGGATGGAAGCACGCTGTACGTGGTGGAGACGGGCATGGCCCGCGTGGTGCGCATCCGTGACGGGGTCACGTCGCCGGTGGCGGGCAGCACGCCGGGCTTCCGGGACGGGACGCCGAAGGACGCGCAGTTCCTCCCGTACCTGGGCATCGCCGTGCTGAGGGATGGCTCGCTGGCGGTGTCGGACCCGGGCAACTACCGCGTGCGGCGCATCCTCTTCGACGGCGAGGGCAATGCCCGGACGGTGACGACGATGGCGGGCAGCGGGCGCTACGGCCACGACGACGGGCCGGGGGAGGACGCGGAGCTGGTCCTCCCGGCCGGCCTGACGGTGGGGCCGGACGGCCGCCTCTACGTGGCGGACTCCGGTAACGGGCTGGTGCGCGCTGTCACTCCGTGCGAGCGGCGGTAG